A stretch of Miscanthus floridulus cultivar M001 chromosome 13, ASM1932011v1, whole genome shotgun sequence DNA encodes these proteins:
- the LOC136502317 gene encoding uncharacterized protein produces the protein MLQPPPLETMMARSSTSTPSSTLRRLPPQGSSSACASAFPNSASDYGMLVANGTYALTAGNCVECSCGPANLDLYCTPYELEQRMKHEREEMDSVVMLHRAEMDIKMREERASMREERASMDRALKEEPDKMDSKHHSSTGHAGCLTVQKLAAEQDQKNQEIYNFYKSHA, from the exons ATGCTCCAGCCCCCGCCGTTGGAAACGATGATGGCGAGGAGCAGCACCTCAACCCCTTCCTCGACGCTGCGCCGTCTGCCTCCTCAAGGGTCCAGTTCAG CTTGCGCCTCAGCATTTCCTAACTCTGCTTCGGACTATGGAATGCTTGTGGCAAATGGAACCTATGCACTGACTGCTGGTAACTGTGTTGAGTGCAGTTGTGGGCCAGCAAATCTCGA TTTGTATTGCACACCTTACGAGCTGGAACAGAGGATGAAGCATGAGCGTGAAGAAATGGATAGTGTGGTCATGCTTCACCGTGCTGAAATGGACATCAAGATGCGAGAAGAGCGTGCATCCATGCGAGAAGAGCGTGCATCCATGGACCGTGCACTCAAGGAGGAACCTGACAAAATGGATTCCAAACATCATTCTTCAACGGGACATGCTGGCTGTCTAACAGTGCAGAAACTAGCAGCTGAACAGGACCAAAAGAATCAAGAAATTTACAATTTTTACAAGAGTCATGCCTAG